From one Agrobacterium fabrum str. C58 genomic stretch:
- a CDS encoding sugar ABC transporter ATP-binding protein, giving the protein MAFADESPDPGLIRTVGLSKSFGPVQVLKDIEIVVRAGEVHAIIGENGAGKSTLMKLLAGNEKPSGGEIRIDGEAVALSGPVDAEHRGIVLVHQEILLAPDLTVAQNIYLGRELRRGPMMDDRAMRAGARKAIADLGGTIDPDAIVGSLSIAQRQLVQIARVLLVPHRVVIFDEPTASLTPIETDALLNVIRDIRAKGVAVLYISHRLPEVKEIADRVTVLRDGRLVASHTASELQPADMARLMVGRDVAKLYPDRHAGGEREPVLQVEHFTVPGYAQDAGFSLRKGEILGFAGLVGAGRTELMEGVLGLRAGRGNVRHLGRQVHFAKAEDSLKAGIVYLSEDRKGKGLLLTKDLRVNLTLASLNKFSRLFQIDIRREAQALDDAVRDFDIRTGRKDLLAGQLSGGNQQKLLLAKMMLLDPSIVIIDEPTRGIDIGTKEQIYRFIASLADEGRSIIVVSSEMPELIGICDRILVMRSGRIVGEVAGEQMTENDIVALATGVHTQEFA; this is encoded by the coding sequence ATGGCTTTTGCTGACGAATCTCCAGACCCGGGCCTGATCCGGACGGTTGGGCTGTCGAAGTCTTTCGGTCCGGTACAGGTCCTGAAGGATATCGAGATTGTGGTGCGGGCCGGCGAGGTCCACGCGATCATCGGTGAGAACGGTGCCGGCAAGTCGACGCTGATGAAGCTTCTGGCCGGCAACGAGAAGCCGTCGGGCGGGGAAATCCGCATCGATGGCGAGGCCGTTGCGCTGAGTGGACCGGTGGACGCCGAACATCGCGGCATCGTCCTCGTGCATCAGGAAATATTGCTGGCGCCGGATCTGACGGTGGCCCAGAACATCTATCTCGGCCGCGAATTGCGCCGGGGCCCGATGATGGACGACCGGGCCATGCGGGCGGGAGCGCGCAAGGCGATAGCCGATCTCGGCGGTACGATCGATCCCGATGCCATCGTCGGCAGTCTTTCGATTGCCCAGCGGCAACTGGTACAGATTGCCCGTGTTCTGCTCGTGCCGCATCGCGTCGTCATTTTCGATGAGCCGACCGCTAGCCTCACGCCCATCGAAACCGATGCGCTGCTGAACGTCATCAGGGACATCAGGGCCAAGGGCGTGGCCGTGCTTTATATTTCGCACCGCCTGCCTGAAGTGAAGGAGATCGCCGACCGGGTGACTGTCCTTCGTGATGGCCGGCTGGTGGCTTCGCACACGGCATCGGAGTTGCAGCCGGCCGATATGGCGCGGCTGATGGTGGGGCGCGATGTTGCCAAGCTCTATCCGGACCGGCATGCCGGCGGCGAGCGCGAACCGGTTCTGCAGGTGGAGCATTTCACCGTTCCCGGTTATGCGCAGGATGCCGGCTTCAGCCTGCGCAAGGGAGAAATCCTCGGTTTTGCGGGCCTGGTGGGGGCGGGGAGAACGGAGCTGATGGAAGGTGTCCTCGGCCTGCGGGCCGGGCGCGGAAATGTCCGCCATCTGGGTCGACAGGTGCATTTCGCAAAAGCGGAAGACAGTCTGAAGGCCGGCATCGTTTATCTGAGCGAAGACCGCAAGGGCAAAGGATTGCTGCTGACCAAGGATCTGCGGGTCAATCTCACGCTCGCTTCGCTCAACAAGTTCAGCCGGCTGTTTCAGATCGATATCCGCCGGGAGGCGCAGGCGCTCGACGATGCGGTGCGCGATTTCGACATCCGCACCGGCCGCAAGGACCTGCTGGCGGGCCAGCTGTCCGGCGGCAACCAGCAGAAGCTGCTGCTCGCCAAGATGATGCTGCTCGATCCGTCCATCGTCATCATCGATGAGCCGACGCGCGGTATCGATATCGGCACCAAGGAACAGATTTACCGTTTCATTGCCAGCCTTGCGGATGAGGGGCGGTCGATCATCGTCGTTTCCTCTGAAATGCCGGAGCTGATCGGCATCTGCGACCGTATTCTGGTGATGCGCTCGGGCCGGATCGTCGGCGAGGTGGCGGGCGAGCAGATGACCGAAAACGACATCGTGGCGCTGGCGACGGGCGTTCATACGCAGGAATTCGCCTGA
- a CDS encoding TetR family transcriptional regulator produces MRRTKAEAEETRQAILAAAERVFFKKGVANSSLDEVAAAAGVTRGAIYWHFSSKADLFIGLYESVALPESDLLDFGDPDLKGTALLAKIEEATCKWLALLAEDEQRQRIMTISLRTNYSDEFAPVLHAQEELDRHHKDVLEAAFQRVQSEGVFNDNWTAESALGALYWLLKGIVYDWLLFGKRFDLVKEGAEAMHRLMKGFQRPPVP; encoded by the coding sequence ATGCGCCGAACCAAGGCCGAGGCAGAAGAGACGCGTCAGGCGATCCTTGCCGCCGCCGAGCGGGTGTTCTTCAAAAAGGGTGTGGCCAATAGTTCACTGGACGAGGTGGCGGCCGCGGCCGGTGTCACGCGTGGCGCCATATACTGGCATTTTTCCAGCAAGGCCGACCTTTTCATTGGCCTTTACGAATCCGTAGCGCTGCCGGAATCGGATCTGCTGGATTTTGGCGATCCGGACCTCAAGGGGACAGCACTGCTGGCCAAGATCGAGGAGGCGACGTGCAAGTGGCTTGCGCTTCTGGCAGAAGACGAACAACGCCAGCGCATCATGACGATCAGCCTGCGTACCAATTATTCCGACGAGTTTGCCCCGGTCCTGCATGCGCAGGAAGAACTGGACCGTCACCACAAGGATGTGCTGGAGGCCGCTTTTCAGCGTGTACAGTCAGAGGGTGTCTTCAACGATAATTGGACGGCAGAGTCGGCGCTCGGTGCGCTTTACTGGCTGCTGAAAGGCATAGTCTATGACTGGCTGCTGTTCGGTAAACGTTTCGATCTGGTCAAGGAAGGGGCCGAGGCGATGCATCGTCTCATGAAGGGATTTCAACGTCCTCCAGTACCTTGA
- a CDS encoding ABC transporter permease, giving the protein MTEAALDNGKTPKTSKDWDLRAVAPFVALALLLVLGTIANPNFIGIDNLLNVVTRSAFIAIIALGATYVITSGGLDLSVGAMVAFVASLMILFMNSGVIASPLLMLLTAMALAIAIGAACGLTNGLITTIGRIEPFIATLGTMGIYRGLTTWLSQGGAITLRNPDIQTLYRPVYFGNVLGVPVPVIVIFVTAAIAAFVLYRTRYGRHLTAVGSSEDVARYSGISVVRVRTIAYVVQGLCVAVAVLLYVPRLASTSATTGMLWELQAITAVVVGGTALRGGVGRIWGTICGAFILEIVGNIMILSNFVSEYLIGAIQGAIIIIAMLVQRSLSRR; this is encoded by the coding sequence ATGACTGAGGCCGCACTCGATAACGGCAAAACGCCGAAGACCTCGAAGGACTGGGACCTGCGCGCCGTTGCGCCTTTCGTGGCGCTGGCCCTGCTGCTGGTGCTCGGCACCATCGCCAATCCGAATTTCATCGGCATCGACAATCTTTTGAATGTCGTGACCCGTAGCGCCTTCATTGCCATCATCGCGCTCGGGGCCACCTATGTCATCACGTCGGGCGGGCTTGATCTTTCCGTCGGTGCCATGGTCGCCTTCGTCGCCAGCCTGATGATCCTGTTCATGAACAGCGGTGTCATCGCCAGCCCGCTCTTGATGCTGCTCACGGCCATGGCGCTGGCCATCGCCATTGGCGCCGCCTGCGGGCTGACGAATGGTCTCATCACCACCATCGGCCGCATCGAGCCTTTTATCGCCACGCTAGGCACCATGGGCATTTACCGAGGGCTCACCACCTGGCTGTCGCAGGGCGGAGCCATCACGCTGCGCAACCCGGACATCCAGACGCTTTATCGCCCGGTCTATTTCGGCAATGTGCTGGGCGTGCCGGTGCCGGTCATCGTGATTTTCGTGACCGCTGCCATCGCCGCCTTCGTGCTGTACCGCACCCGTTACGGCCGGCATCTGACAGCCGTCGGTTCCAGCGAGGACGTGGCGCGTTATTCCGGCATTTCGGTGGTTCGGGTCCGAACGATTGCCTATGTGGTTCAGGGGCTCTGCGTTGCCGTTGCCGTGCTTCTTTACGTTCCACGTCTCGCCTCCACCTCGGCCACGACAGGCATGTTGTGGGAATTGCAGGCCATCACCGCCGTTGTCGTTGGCGGCACGGCGCTGCGGGGTGGGGTGGGGCGCATCTGGGGCACGATCTGCGGCGCCTTCATTCTGGAGATCGTCGGCAACATCATGATCCTGTCGAACTTCGTCAGCGAATATCTGATCGGTGCCATTCAGGGGGCCATCATCATCATTGCCATGCTGGTGCAGCGCTCGCTCAGCCGCAGGTGA
- a CDS encoding efflux RND transporter periplasmic adaptor subunit — MAKRFGQIAAVLLTGIVLVGCSDEQASAPAAPPPGAVKVVAVKPEELPITNELPGRIAPTRLAEVRPRVSGIIVERVFEQGSLVKEGDVLYRIDRAPFQVRVDSAEGTLRRAQAAQLQARQTADRQQQLRRSNVGSQQEFDNAIALLAQADAEVAVAEAGVAEARLNLQYADVKAPISGVIGRARITEGALVSATGSENLATIQQLDPIYADFTQPAADLIRLRKALQDGQLMTGQNEAEVNLLFDDGSRYPVSGRLLFSEAAVDETTGQVTLRGEFPNPNGDLLPGMYVRVQIQQGIQKAAFAVPQQAVQRDAGGQASVLVVNAEDTVEQRRVSVGRSIGDRWVISEGLDDGDRVVAEGFQKTAPGAKVKPEPWSQEPDVAAAAGSEGAAPSETSSETPAAKQ; from the coding sequence ATGGCGAAGAGATTTGGGCAGATCGCAGCGGTGTTGTTGACAGGCATCGTTCTGGTCGGGTGTAGCGATGAGCAGGCGTCCGCGCCCGCCGCACCTCCGCCCGGTGCGGTCAAGGTTGTGGCCGTGAAGCCGGAAGAACTGCCCATCACCAACGAATTGCCGGGGCGCATCGCGCCGACGCGGCTTGCCGAAGTGCGCCCACGCGTTTCCGGCATCATCGTGGAGCGGGTGTTTGAGCAGGGTTCGCTGGTGAAGGAAGGCGACGTTCTCTACCGGATCGATCGTGCGCCATTCCAGGTACGTGTCGATAGCGCCGAGGGTACGCTACGCCGGGCACAGGCCGCCCAACTGCAGGCGCGGCAGACCGCCGACCGGCAGCAGCAGCTGCGCCGCTCCAATGTCGGCTCGCAGCAGGAATTTGACAATGCCATCGCTTTGCTGGCGCAGGCCGATGCCGAAGTGGCGGTAGCGGAGGCCGGCGTTGCGGAAGCAAGGCTTAATCTGCAATATGCCGATGTGAAGGCCCCGATCAGCGGCGTCATCGGCCGGGCGCGCATCACCGAAGGCGCGCTTGTCAGCGCCACCGGTTCGGAAAACCTGGCAACGATCCAGCAGCTTGATCCGATCTATGCCGACTTCACCCAGCCCGCCGCCGATCTCATTCGCCTGCGCAAGGCGCTGCAGGACGGCCAGCTGATGACCGGCCAGAACGAGGCCGAAGTCAATCTGCTGTTTGATGACGGCAGCCGTTATCCGGTGTCCGGCCGCCTGCTGTTCTCCGAGGCGGCGGTGGATGAAACCACCGGCCAGGTGACGCTGCGCGGCGAATTCCCCAACCCGAATGGCGATCTTTTGCCGGGCATGTATGTCCGCGTCCAGATCCAGCAGGGCATTCAGAAGGCGGCCTTTGCCGTGCCGCAGCAGGCAGTGCAGCGCGATGCGGGCGGGCAGGCAAGCGTGCTTGTCGTCAATGCCGAGGATACCGTCGAACAGCGGCGCGTCAGCGTCGGCCGCTCCATCGGCGACCGCTGGGTGATTTCGGAAGGCCTTGACGATGGTGATCGCGTCGTCGCCGAAGGTTTCCAGAAAACCGCGCCGGGCGCCAAGGTGAAGCCCGAACCGTGGTCGCAGGAGCCTGATGTCGCTGCCGCTGCCGGCAGCGAGGGCGCTGCCCCGTCCGAGACCTCCTCTGAGACTCCGGCCGCGAAGCAATAA
- a CDS encoding efflux RND transporter permease subunit, with protein MARFFIDRPIFAWVVAIFIMLAGLLAIPMLPIAQYPNVAPPQISIGTNYPGASPEDIYQSVTRPIEEELNGVPGLIYFESTSESSGRISINVTFEPGTNIGEAQVEVQNRIARVEPRLPRSVTQQGLRVEQAGTSFLMMVALTSVDGNTDAIGLGDYLSRNVLGELRRVPGVGSAQLFATQRSMRIWMDPDKMLGLSLTSDDVINAIQAQNSQVAAGRIGASPNPVGQQISATVNVQGQLTSPEEFGSIVLRANPDGSSVRLRDVARVEVGGESYNFSSRLNGKPSAAIGVQLSPTANAMQTSEGVRATMEELSRYFPQGIEYEIPYDTSPFVKISIEKVIHTLIEAMILVFVVMFVFLQNIRYTIIPTLVVPVALLGTCAVMYVSGFSINVLTMFAMVLAIGILVDDAIVVVENVERIMAEEHLSPKEATRKAMGQISGAIIGITLVLTAVFVPMAFFPGAVGIIYQQFSLTMVVSILFSGFLALSLTPALCASFLKPIKAGHHEKKGFFGWFNRNFDKASHKYSSSVGGIIKRSGRFMIIYAALLAGLGWAYMQLPSSFLPNEDQGYLIVDIQAPAEASTERTLQSIQQIEKIFMEEPAVERVIAISGFSFSGSGQNAGLAFATLKDWSERGPEDSAAAISARINGKLWGLPDAMSFALSPPPIQGLGNSSGFTFRLQDRSGAGQTALSAAGAQLMAAARQSPVLAGLRIEGMPDAAQVNLIIDREKANTFGVTFSDINATISANMGSSYVNDFPNAGRMQRVTVQAEQGQRMKTEDLLNLNVRNANGGMVPVSSFATVEWVRGPSQVVGYNGYPAIRVSGQSAPGYSSGDAIAEMERLARELPGGFGFEWTGQSLQEIQSGSQAPALIGLSVLFVFLLLAALYESWSIPLSVMLVVPLGVIGSVAAVMLRGMPNDVYFLVGLVAIIGLSAKNAILIIEFAKDLRAEGKSTYDATVEAAHLRFRPILMTSLAFSLGVLPMAIASGASAASQNAIGTGVLGGMISATILAIFFVPVFFVFVMKFFGDRKKDDKIAADAVSPAE; from the coding sequence ATGGCACGTTTTTTCATCGATCGGCCCATTTTTGCCTGGGTCGTCGCCATCTTCATCATGCTGGCGGGCCTGCTCGCCATTCCCATGCTGCCGATTGCGCAATATCCGAATGTGGCCCCGCCACAGATTTCGATCGGCACCAACTATCCGGGCGCCTCGCCGGAAGACATCTATCAGAGTGTCACCCGGCCCATCGAGGAAGAGCTGAACGGCGTTCCCGGTCTCATCTACTTTGAATCGACGTCGGAATCCTCCGGCCGTATTTCGATCAACGTGACCTTCGAGCCCGGTACCAATATCGGCGAAGCCCAGGTCGAAGTTCAAAACCGCATCGCGCGTGTCGAGCCCCGTCTGCCCCGGTCTGTGACGCAGCAGGGCCTGCGCGTGGAACAGGCCGGCACATCGTTTCTGATGATGGTGGCGCTGACCTCCGTCGACGGCAACACCGATGCCATCGGTCTTGGAGATTATCTCAGCCGTAACGTGCTGGGTGAATTGCGTCGTGTGCCGGGTGTCGGCAGCGCACAGCTGTTCGCTACCCAGCGCTCCATGCGCATCTGGATGGATCCCGACAAGATGTTGGGTCTCAGCCTGACCTCGGACGATGTCATCAACGCCATTCAGGCGCAGAACTCGCAGGTTGCCGCCGGCCGCATCGGCGCATCGCCAAACCCTGTCGGCCAGCAGATTTCCGCGACCGTCAACGTCCAGGGCCAGCTGACCTCGCCCGAGGAATTCGGCTCCATCGTGCTGCGCGCCAATCCCGACGGTTCATCGGTGCGGCTGCGTGATGTCGCGCGTGTCGAGGTGGGCGGCGAGAGCTACAATTTCTCGAGCCGCCTCAACGGTAAACCGAGTGCTGCCATCGGCGTACAGCTGTCACCAACGGCAAATGCCATGCAGACCTCCGAAGGCGTTCGCGCGACGATGGAAGAGTTGTCGCGTTATTTCCCGCAGGGCATCGAATATGAGATTCCCTATGATACCAGTCCCTTCGTCAAGATCTCGATCGAGAAGGTCATTCACACGCTGATCGAGGCAATGATCCTTGTCTTCGTGGTGATGTTCGTCTTCCTGCAGAACATCCGCTACACGATCATTCCGACACTGGTGGTGCCCGTGGCGCTGCTGGGCACGTGCGCCGTCATGTATGTCTCGGGGTTCTCGATCAACGTGCTCACCATGTTCGCGATGGTTCTCGCCATCGGCATTCTGGTGGACGACGCGATCGTCGTTGTCGAGAATGTCGAACGCATCATGGCTGAGGAGCATCTGTCGCCAAAGGAGGCGACCCGCAAGGCCATGGGCCAGATTTCGGGTGCCATCATAGGCATCACGCTGGTGCTGACCGCGGTGTTCGTGCCGATGGCCTTTTTCCCGGGCGCTGTCGGAATCATCTACCAACAGTTCAGTCTGACCATGGTGGTTTCCATCCTGTTCTCGGGCTTCCTCGCGCTGTCGCTCACGCCCGCGCTCTGCGCCTCGTTCTTGAAGCCGATCAAGGCAGGGCATCACGAGAAGAAAGGATTTTTTGGCTGGTTCAACCGCAATTTTGATAAGGCGTCGCACAAATACTCCTCCTCGGTGGGTGGCATCATCAAGCGTTCAGGTCGCTTCATGATCATCTATGCGGCTCTGCTTGCCGGCCTCGGCTGGGCCTATATGCAGCTGCCAAGCTCGTTCCTGCCGAACGAGGACCAAGGCTATCTGATCGTCGATATTCAGGCACCGGCGGAAGCCAGTACCGAGCGCACCCTGCAATCCATCCAGCAGATCGAGAAAATCTTCATGGAGGAGCCGGCGGTGGAGCGCGTCATTGCGATCTCGGGCTTCTCTTTCTCCGGGTCCGGCCAGAATGCCGGCCTTGCCTTCGCGACGCTGAAGGACTGGAGCGAACGTGGACCCGAGGACTCGGCTGCGGCCATCTCCGCGCGGATCAACGGCAAGCTTTGGGGCCTGCCGGATGCCATGTCGTTCGCCTTGTCGCCGCCGCCTATTCAGGGTCTGGGCAACTCGAGCGGTTTCACCTTCCGTCTTCAGGACAGGTCGGGTGCCGGTCAGACCGCACTTAGCGCAGCGGGCGCCCAGCTCATGGCCGCCGCCCGCCAGAGCCCCGTCCTTGCCGGTCTTCGCATCGAAGGCATGCCGGATGCGGCGCAGGTGAACCTCATCATCGACCGTGAAAAGGCCAATACCTTCGGTGTCACCTTCAGCGACATCAACGCCACCATCTCGGCCAATATGGGGTCGTCCTACGTCAACGACTTCCCCAATGCCGGCCGCATGCAGCGCGTGACGGTGCAGGCGGAGCAGGGCCAGCGTATGAAGACCGAGGATCTTTTGAACCTCAACGTCCGCAACGCCAATGGCGGCATGGTGCCCGTCAGCTCATTCGCTACGGTGGAATGGGTTCGCGGTCCCTCGCAGGTGGTCGGTTATAACGGCTATCCGGCGATCCGTGTCAGCGGCCAGTCCGCGCCCGGTTACTCCTCCGGTGATGCGATTGCCGAAATGGAGCGTCTGGCGCGTGAGTTACCTGGTGGTTTCGGTTTCGAATGGACTGGGCAGTCGCTGCAGGAAATCCAGTCGGGCTCGCAGGCGCCGGCACTTATCGGCCTCAGCGTGCTGTTCGTCTTCCTGCTGCTGGCGGCGCTTTATGAAAGCTGGTCCATTCCGCTCTCGGTCATGCTGGTGGTGCCGCTCGGCGTCATCGGCTCGGTGGCGGCGGTGATGCTGCGCGGCATGCCGAACGACGTCTACTTCCTCGTCGGCCTCGTCGCCATCATCGGGCTTTCGGCCAAGAACGCTATCCTGATCATCGAATTTGCCAAGGATCTGCGGGCGGAGGGCAAATCCACCTATGATGCGACAGTGGAGGCGGCCCACCTGCGTTTCCGGCCGATCCTGATGACCTCGCTCGCCTTCTCGCTCGGCGTGCTGCCGATGGCAATTGCTTCAGGCGCCAGTGCGGCGAGCCAGAACGCCATCGGCACCGGCGTTCTCGGCGGCATGATCTCGGCGACGATCCTCGCGATCTTCTTCGTTCCCGTGTTCTTCGTCTTTGTCATGAAGTTTTTCGGGGATCGGAAGAAGGACGACAAGATTGCTGCTGACGCCGTATCGCCGGCCGAATAA
- a CDS encoding bifunctional allantoicase/(S)-ureidoglycine aminohydrolase: protein MAEMKRYYSDMGGLPGQTELLSSKAVFKTAYAVIPKTVMSDIVTSVLPHWTGTRAWIIARPMTGFSETFAQYIVEVKPGGGSERPEPDERAEAAIFVVEGEMTVVFDGAQHALREGSFAFLPAGAGWQVKNSSKAPVKFHWVRKVFQAVDGLEPPPPIFSHEDEIALSAMPDTEGKWATTRFIDPEDVRYDMHLNIVTFEPGATIPFMETHVMEHGLYVLEGKAVYRLNEDWVEVQAGDFMWLRAYCPQACYAGGPGRFRYLLYKDVNRHVKLW, encoded by the coding sequence ATGGCTGAAATGAAGAGATATTATTCGGATATGGGCGGTCTGCCGGGGCAGACGGAACTGCTGTCGAGCAAGGCTGTTTTCAAGACCGCCTATGCCGTCATCCCCAAGACCGTGATGTCCGATATCGTGACGAGCGTGCTGCCGCACTGGACCGGCACGCGGGCCTGGATCATCGCCCGGCCGATGACCGGTTTTTCCGAGACTTTCGCGCAATATATCGTTGAGGTGAAGCCCGGTGGTGGCAGTGAGCGGCCGGAGCCGGACGAAAGGGCTGAAGCCGCAATCTTCGTCGTGGAAGGCGAAATGACCGTGGTGTTCGACGGCGCGCAGCATGCCCTGCGGGAGGGTTCGTTTGCCTTCCTGCCGGCCGGCGCAGGCTGGCAGGTGAAGAATTCCAGTAAGGCGCCCGTCAAGTTCCACTGGGTCCGCAAGGTATTCCAGGCGGTTGACGGCCTTGAGCCGCCGCCGCCGATCTTTTCGCATGAAGACGAGATTGCCTTGTCGGCCATGCCTGACACGGAAGGCAAATGGGCGACGACGCGCTTCATCGATCCGGAAGACGTCCGTTACGATATGCATCTCAACATCGTCACCTTCGAACCGGGTGCGACCATTCCGTTCATGGAAACCCATGTGATGGAACACGGCCTTTATGTGCTGGAAGGCAAGGCCGTCTACCGGCTGAACGAGGACTGGGTTGAGGTGCAGGCTGGTGATTTCATGTGGCTGCGTGCCTATTGCCCACAGGCCTGTTATGCGGGTGGGCCAGGCCGGTTCCGTTACCTGCTCTATAAGGATGTGAACCGCCACGTGAAGCTCTGGTAA
- a CDS encoding sensor domain-containing diguanylate cyclase, whose product MTETIDTNVFNLAPVAMWIEDFSEVKSQFDIWRAEGIEDIRAFLLEDLSRVAACSQKIRVIEVNAKTLELFEARDQAHLVDNLHRIFRDDMLESHVNELSELWAGRTEFTSNAVNYSIGGRRLDIQLRGTVIPGHEDTLGRLLLTTEDVTEREEARRKELLNRRYAEGMFKHSPVSLWVEDFSRVRRLIEEVRERGIVDFRVFMDVHPEFVRQCMSEIRVIDVNQATLDLFCAADRQVLLQRLGDIFRGEMEKPFREQLIELWNGNLTHHREVVNYALDGSERHVLLHFSVFPGHERDWSLVQVALTDITARKKAEAYLEYLGKHDVLTKLHNRAFYSDELNRLERSALRPVSAIVIDLNGLKEANDKLGHDAGDALLRRVGEVLNGVVTAPNHAARIGGDEFAILLPGADKQVAAAMVDTVYELLKINNQFYSSAPLSLSLGVATTEAGETMESLVRRADMNMYEQKNAYYAALRNRSADNNDTTKGGSQSETTSLKRLF is encoded by the coding sequence ATGACTGAGACGATCGATACCAATGTCTTCAATCTTGCACCCGTGGCGATGTGGATCGAAGATTTCAGCGAGGTGAAGAGCCAGTTCGATATCTGGCGGGCTGAGGGTATAGAAGATATCAGAGCGTTTCTTCTGGAGGATTTATCGCGGGTGGCGGCCTGTTCGCAGAAAATCCGCGTGATAGAGGTCAACGCCAAGACGCTGGAACTGTTCGAGGCCCGCGACCAGGCGCATCTCGTTGACAATCTGCACCGGATTTTTCGCGACGACATGCTGGAAAGCCATGTGAACGAGCTTTCCGAACTCTGGGCGGGCCGGACGGAATTCACCAGCAATGCGGTGAACTATTCTATCGGCGGCAGGCGGCTCGACATCCAGCTGCGCGGCACCGTCATTCCCGGCCACGAGGATACGCTCGGCCGGCTGCTTTTGACGACGGAGGATGTGACGGAGCGGGAGGAAGCCCGCCGCAAGGAACTTCTCAACCGCCGTTATGCCGAGGGCATGTTCAAACATTCGCCGGTCTCCCTCTGGGTGGAAGATTTCAGCCGGGTGCGGCGGCTGATCGAAGAGGTGAGGGAACGCGGCATTGTCGATTTCCGGGTGTTCATGGATGTGCATCCCGAATTCGTGCGGCAATGCATGAGCGAAATCCGGGTGATCGACGTCAATCAGGCGACGCTCGACCTTTTCTGTGCGGCGGACCGGCAGGTTCTGTTGCAGCGGCTTGGCGATATTTTCCGCGGCGAGATGGAAAAGCCGTTCCGGGAACAGCTGATCGAGCTTTGGAACGGCAATCTCACCCATCACCGCGAGGTGGTGAATTATGCGCTCGACGGTTCGGAGCGGCACGTCCTCCTGCATTTTTCCGTCTTTCCCGGCCATGAGCGGGACTGGTCGCTGGTGCAGGTGGCGCTGACGGATATTACCGCGCGCAAGAAGGCGGAAGCCTATCTCGAATATCTCGGCAAGCACGATGTGCTGACCAAGCTGCATAACCGCGCTTTCTATTCGGACGAGCTGAACCGGCTGGAGCGCAGCGCGCTCAGGCCGGTTTCTGCCATCGTCATCGATCTCAACGGCCTGAAGGAGGCGAATGACAAGCTCGGCCATGATGCCGGCGACGCGTTGCTGCGGCGGGTGGGCGAGGTGCTGAACGGCGTGGTGACTGCGCCAAATCATGCCGCGCGCATCGGCGGCGACGAATTCGCCATCCTTCTTCCCGGCGCCGACAAGCAGGTGGCCGCCGCCATGGTCGACACGGTCTATGAGTTGCTGAAGATCAATAACCAGTTCTATTCCAGCGCGCCGCTCAGCCTGTCGCTGGGTGTGGCGACCACCGAAGCCGGTGAGACGATGGAATCACTAGTGCGCCGGGCCGATATGAACATGTACGAGCAGAAGAATGCCTATTATGCGGCCCTGCGCAATCGATCGGCCGACAATAACGACACGACGAAGGGCGGTTCGCAGTCGGAAACCACCTCCCTGAAACGCCTCTTCTGA